The following coding sequences lie in one Vibrio casei genomic window:
- a CDS encoding efflux RND transporter periplasmic adaptor subunit codes for MENKQKNIEDSSTPKNKRKASFFILFILLLVIAGGYIAYYELYSKYYEETDDAYVNGDLVVLSPQIVGTVSQVVPDEGDYVEKGQVLVMLDSNDTQIALQLSEAKLASKIREVRSMYAEADNFKAKVETSKVEYRQALNDYNRRKNLVKSGAISKEDLIHYRDNFEAAKSQLQSAEQSLQMTVALVDNTVINTHPGVKSAVANLRQAYLANLRTKIVSPVSGYVAKRAVQLGTQVQPGSQLMAIVPLHQVWVDANFKESQLKDMRIGQSVILTSDLYGDDVEYKGIVESLGIGTGSAFSLLPAQNASGNWIKIVQRLPVKIRLEDQNQDKYPLRIGLSMLANVNIKDTSGKVLAKESKTEARYSTDVYQSNLAEADKLVAKIVHENVGITATVQ; via the coding sequence ATGGAAAATAAACAGAAAAACATTGAAGATAGCAGCACACCAAAGAATAAGCGTAAAGCCTCTTTTTTCATTTTATTTATTCTTTTGTTAGTGATTGCTGGTGGGTACATTGCTTATTACGAATTATATTCAAAATATTATGAAGAAACGGATGATGCCTATGTTAATGGAGACTTAGTTGTATTGTCTCCGCAAATTGTTGGTACCGTCAGCCAAGTTGTTCCTGATGAAGGGGATTATGTTGAAAAGGGGCAAGTTCTGGTGATGTTAGACTCGAACGATACCCAAATAGCTCTGCAACTATCAGAAGCTAAATTAGCCAGTAAGATTCGTGAAGTGCGCAGTATGTACGCAGAAGCGGATAACTTTAAAGCGAAAGTGGAAACGAGCAAGGTGGAGTATCGCCAAGCATTAAATGATTACAATCGTCGTAAAAATTTAGTCAAATCAGGTGCTATTTCTAAAGAAGACCTCATTCATTATCGTGATAATTTTGAAGCCGCTAAAAGTCAATTGCAATCGGCAGAGCAGTCACTTCAAATGACGGTTGCTTTGGTCGATAACACCGTTATAAACACTCACCCTGGAGTTAAATCCGCGGTTGCCAATTTACGCCAAGCTTATTTAGCGAATTTACGGACAAAAATTGTTTCTCCTGTGAGTGGTTATGTTGCAAAACGAGCGGTTCAATTAGGCACTCAAGTACAACCAGGCAGTCAATTAATGGCTATTGTGCCACTTCATCAAGTATGGGTAGATGCCAATTTTAAGGAAAGCCAGCTAAAAGATATGCGTATTGGGCAGTCAGTGATATTAACCTCTGACCTATATGGTGATGATGTTGAATACAAAGGCATTGTTGAAAGCCTAGGTATTGGTACGGGGAGTGCCTTTTCATTATTACCGGCTCAAAATGCCAGTGGTAATTGGATAAAAATTGTCCAGCGTTTACCGGTTAAAATTCGTTTAGAGGATCAAAATCAAGACAAGTATCCATTACGTATCGGGTTGTCTATGTTAGCGAATGTGAACATTAAAGACACGAGTGGAAAAGTATTGGCCAAAGAATCGAAAACGGAAGCTCGTTACAGTACCGATGTGTACCAAAGTAATTTAGCTGAGGCTGATAAGTTAGTGGCTAAAATTGTACATGAGAATGTAGGCATCACTGCGACTGTTCAGTAA
- the pyrB gene encoding aspartate carbamoyltransferase, which translates to MANSLYQKHIISIPELSREELELIIQTAAQIKAEPQPDLIKGKVVASCFFEPSTRTRLSFETAIQRIGGSVIGFDNPGNTSHAKKGETLADSIRIISSYVDAFVMRHPQEGAARLASEFSNNTPIINAGDGSNQHPTQTLLDLYSIYETQGSLDNLHIAFVGDLKYGRTVHSLTQALAKFNNVRFYFVAPEALAMPDYICEELDDAGIQYSLHNEIEDVIPELDILYMTRVQKERFDESEYAHIKSAFVLTAASLRKAKNNLKVLHPLPRVDEITVDVDKTPYAYYFEQAENGVYARTALLALVLNKNL; encoded by the coding sequence ATGGCGAACTCGCTCTATCAAAAACACATCATTTCGATACCTGAACTGTCTCGTGAAGAACTTGAATTAATCATTCAAACTGCGGCACAAATAAAAGCAGAGCCTCAACCCGATCTGATCAAAGGTAAAGTCGTCGCCAGTTGTTTTTTCGAGCCCTCGACTCGTACTCGCCTTTCTTTTGAAACCGCAATCCAACGCATTGGTGGCAGCGTAATTGGGTTTGATAACCCAGGAAATACTTCTCATGCTAAAAAAGGGGAGACACTCGCCGATTCAATTCGAATCATTTCCTCTTATGTAGATGCTTTTGTCATGCGCCACCCACAAGAAGGTGCAGCGCGCCTAGCGTCTGAGTTTTCAAATAACACCCCCATAATAAATGCAGGCGATGGTTCGAATCAGCATCCTACTCAAACCTTACTCGATTTATACAGTATTTATGAAACTCAAGGCTCATTAGATAACCTTCATATCGCCTTTGTCGGAGATTTGAAATACGGCCGTACGGTTCACTCTTTAACGCAAGCATTGGCTAAATTCAATAACGTGCGTTTTTACTTTGTCGCGCCAGAAGCATTAGCCATGCCTGATTATATTTGTGAAGAGCTAGACGATGCGGGCATCCAATATAGTTTGCACAATGAAATTGAAGACGTCATCCCTGAACTTGATATCTTGTACATGACACGAGTACAAAAAGAACGCTTTGATGAATCAGAATATGCCCATATCAAGTCAGCTTTTGTACTGACTGCCGCGTCATTAAGAAAAGCAAAAAATAATCTAAAAGTACTACACCCTCTTCCACGAGTAGACGAAATCACTGTTGATGTGGATAAAACCCCTTATGCTTATTATTTCGAGCAAGCCGAAAATGGAGTGTACGCACGTACCGCATTGCTTGCTTTAGTTCTGAATAAAAACCTTTAG
- a CDS encoding MarR family transcriptional regulator, giving the protein MAIISNTNSSGIPLGKLIGLVNQHKERLLHQYLMPLDMTAAQFKVLAVIAFDGVNSPAEISKALSIDCGSMTRMVERLVKKSLIEKYPNPDDKRGVVLSLTTTGQSLLEQCVDVIEDQVSPLLVGDLSQKEVDQLSQLLKRLLPLQ; this is encoded by the coding sequence ATGGCGATTATTTCAAATACTAATTCTTCGGGAATCCCTTTAGGAAAACTCATTGGTTTGGTAAACCAACATAAAGAACGTTTACTTCATCAATATTTAATGCCTTTAGATATGACAGCGGCACAATTTAAAGTGCTGGCTGTCATTGCTTTTGACGGTGTGAACTCTCCAGCTGAGATCAGTAAAGCTCTCTCCATTGATTGCGGCTCTATGACGAGAATGGTTGAAAGGTTAGTTAAAAAATCACTTATCGAAAAATATCCGAATCCAGACGATAAACGCGGTGTGGTATTGAGCCTAACCACTACGGGCCAATCGTTATTAGAACAATGCGTGGATGTAATTGAAGACCAAGTCTCTCCGTTACTCGTTGGCGATCTGTCCCAAAAAGAAGTGGATCAGTTGAGCCAGTTATTAAAGCGTTTATTGCCATTGCAGTAA
- a CDS encoding RidA family protein, with protein sequence MTKVLHTESAPAAIGPYVQGVDLGNMVMTSGQIPVNPTTGEVPTEITAQARQSLDNVKAVVESSGLTVSDIVKMTVFVKDLGDFAAVNEVYGAFFDEHNVANYPARSCVEVARLPKDVGIEIEAIAVRR encoded by the coding sequence ATGACTAAAGTTCTTCATACTGAATCTGCTCCTGCTGCAATCGGCCCATATGTACAAGGTGTTGATCTAGGTAATATGGTGATGACTTCAGGCCAAATACCAGTTAACCCAACAACAGGTGAAGTGCCAACGGAAATTACCGCTCAAGCACGTCAATCTCTTGATAACGTAAAAGCCGTTGTTGAATCCTCAGGATTAACCGTAAGCGATATCGTTAAAATGACGGTATTTGTGAAAGACTTAGGGGATTTCGCGGCCGTAAATGAAGTGTACGGTGCCTTTTTTGATGAACATAATGTCGCAAATTACCCTGCGCGTTCATGTGTTGAAGTAGCTCGTTTACCAAAAGATGTTGGCATTGAAATTGAAGCCATTGCGGTTCGTCGATAA
- a CDS encoding GNAT family N-acetyltransferase, whose product MSLHIRPIQAQDNPHIAQVIRDVSAEFGLTADKGYSVADPTLDALFEVYDSEKSQYWILTDSNENIVGGAGIAPLAGKPEVCELQKMYILPQGRGQGFAQELMTTCLKQAKALGFHYCYLESTVELKAALKLYKNLGFEHLNAPWGNTGHHDCEIVMAKKL is encoded by the coding sequence ATGTCACTTCACATCCGCCCAATACAAGCACAAGACAATCCTCATATCGCTCAAGTAATTCGCGATGTTTCCGCAGAGTTTGGTTTAACCGCAGATAAAGGCTATAGCGTAGCTGATCCAACTTTAGATGCCCTATTTGAAGTCTATGATTCAGAAAAATCTCAATATTGGATATTAACCGACTCCAATGAAAATATTGTCGGTGGCGCTGGCATTGCGCCATTAGCAGGAAAACCAGAGGTATGCGAATTGCAAAAAATGTACATTTTACCGCAAGGACGAGGCCAAGGTTTTGCTCAAGAATTAATGACAACTTGTTTAAAACAAGCGAAAGCCCTTGGGTTTCATTACTGTTATTTAGAATCAACGGTTGAATTAAAAGCTGCATTAAAGCTTTATAAAAACCTTGGCTTTGAGCACCTCAACGCGCCTTGGGGAAATACTGGGCACCATGATTGTGAAATCGTCATGGCAAAAAAGTTATAA
- the pyrI gene encoding aspartate carbamoyltransferase regulatory subunit, translating into MSKQNQLQVEAIKNGTVIDHIPAHIGIKVLKLFKMDNANERVTVGLNLPSSALGAKDLLKIENTFISEEQAQKLALYAPHATVNQIENYTVVKKLALTLPKQVTDVFNCANSNCITHNEPVASSFSVVEKKGEIRLKCKYCEKSFSREIMTEK; encoded by the coding sequence ATGTCGAAACAAAACCAGTTACAAGTTGAAGCCATCAAAAATGGTACCGTGATCGACCATATCCCAGCTCATATCGGGATCAAAGTACTGAAGCTATTCAAAATGGATAACGCCAATGAAAGAGTCACAGTGGGGTTGAACTTGCCCTCATCAGCGTTAGGCGCTAAAGACCTTTTAAAGATTGAAAATACATTCATTAGTGAAGAACAAGCTCAAAAATTGGCTCTGTACGCCCCGCACGCCACCGTCAATCAAATTGAAAATTACACCGTGGTGAAGAAATTGGCCTTAACATTGCCTAAACAAGTCACCGATGTTTTTAATTGCGCTAACAGCAATTGTATTACTCATAATGAACCAGTTGCCAGTAGCTTCAGCGTGGTAGAGAAGAAGGGAGAGATTCGTTTGAAGTGTAAATACTGCGAAAAAAGCTTTTCTCGTGAGATCATGACAGAGAAATAA
- a CDS encoding glycosyl hydrolase 2 galactose-binding domain-containing protein: MHFTLNGLWQISPLTDLTIPQADIVFPAQLSSALPNYLSEQDIEQQEWHLMHDIEVDDSMLGLAAIDLVIEGISHYAEVRVGGVAVFDCDGSQYRYQKDIKEYLNLGKNRIEVLFLEPEDDFLIDDEANICHLGIPQHNNKMTAVGIARVPFLRLVRNVRLHHVVTEQIWHHGGGCELKVDVYYTTLKAGLVSASIKYEGMMYTIPLDVRSDYVSATFQVEAPKKATIKQGSIDTLEGTTQLYVHLDGYHFYFDVALSDSQRVSHYPL, encoded by the coding sequence ATGCACTTTACACTAAATGGATTATGGCAAATATCACCCTTGACAGATTTAACCATTCCACAAGCAGACATTGTCTTTCCGGCTCAGCTTAGTTCGGCATTACCTAATTATTTGTCTGAACAAGATATAGAGCAGCAAGAATGGCATTTGATGCATGACATCGAGGTCGATGATTCAATGCTTGGGCTCGCAGCAATCGATTTGGTGATTGAAGGAATAAGCCATTATGCTGAAGTGCGAGTTGGTGGAGTCGCGGTTTTTGACTGTGATGGTAGTCAATATCGCTATCAAAAAGATATTAAAGAGTATTTAAATTTAGGTAAAAATCGAATTGAGGTTTTATTTTTAGAGCCAGAAGATGATTTTTTGATTGATGATGAAGCCAATATTTGTCACTTAGGAATACCGCAGCACAATAACAAAATGACCGCTGTTGGGATCGCTCGAGTTCCTTTTTTACGGTTAGTTCGAAACGTTCGTTTGCATCATGTCGTTACTGAACAAATTTGGCATCATGGTGGTGGCTGTGAATTAAAAGTAGATGTGTATTACACCACTTTAAAGGCAGGTTTAGTGTCAGCAAGCATTAAATATGAAGGCATGATGTATACCATACCTTTAGATGTTAGGAGTGATTATGTCAGTGCTACTTTTCAAGTGGAAGCACCAAAGAAAGCCACGATTAAGCAAGGCTCTATCGATACTTTAGAAGGGACAACTCAGCTTTATGTTCATTTAGATGGGTATCACTTTTATTTTGATGTTGCGCTTTCTGACAGCCAAAGAGTGAGTCATTATCCGTTATAG
- the corA gene encoding magnesium/cobalt transporter CorA, with product MRFFKINNGLIKEMSYDDSSKKSELIEQADWIDAHEISEDERGLLSSLLNIELPGSDDVEEIEASARYFVDQAGLHVHSLFLSPTEGRHTTVNVASILQKNRLITIREGSIADFRLLRLRARRGQVSSNDVQSLFITILEQKVENHADTVEDIHHQLEKISYTVLEDEDADWEDCISRLARLEDSNGKIRLCLMDTQRVISFLLRHLKSTPEQLETLREIVRDIETLMSHTTFLFEKINFLMDSTQGFINIEQNKIIKIFSIASVVFLPPTVIASVYGMNFEIMPELNWDFGYPFAILLMITSGFAPYFYFRRKGWL from the coding sequence ATGCGGTTCTTTAAAATAAATAATGGCTTAATTAAAGAAATGAGCTACGACGATTCGTCTAAAAAATCGGAATTGATTGAACAAGCGGATTGGATTGATGCTCATGAGATAAGCGAAGATGAAAGAGGATTACTTTCTAGCCTATTAAATATCGAATTACCCGGATCTGACGATGTAGAAGAAATTGAAGCTTCTGCACGTTATTTTGTCGATCAAGCCGGATTACATGTCCACTCATTGTTCTTATCTCCCACTGAAGGTCGACATACCACTGTCAATGTCGCCTCTATTTTGCAGAAAAACAGGCTTATTACCATTCGAGAAGGCAGTATTGCAGACTTTCGATTATTACGTCTTCGAGCCAGACGAGGTCAAGTAAGTAGTAATGATGTCCAATCGTTATTTATTACTATATTAGAACAAAAAGTCGAAAACCACGCCGACACCGTGGAAGATATTCATCATCAACTAGAAAAAATCAGCTATACCGTATTAGAAGATGAAGACGCAGATTGGGAAGATTGCATTAGCCGGTTAGCCCGATTAGAAGACAGTAACGGTAAAATACGCTTATGTTTAATGGATACTCAACGCGTGATTTCTTTTTTGCTAAGGCATTTAAAATCAACCCCTGAGCAACTAGAGACATTACGAGAAATAGTACGAGATATTGAAACCTTAATGTCCCATACTACATTTTTGTTTGAAAAAATTAATTTTTTAATGGATTCAACTCAAGGTTTTATCAATATTGAACAAAATAAAATCATCAAAATATTTTCCATCGCCTCGGTCGTTTTTTTACCTCCAACGGTGATCGCAAGTGTTTACGGTATGAACTTTGAAATAATGCCTGAACTCAATTGGGATTTCGGTTATCCATTTGCCATACTATTGATGATCACGTCAGGCTTTGCTCCTTATTTTTACTTCAGACGAAAGGGCTGGCTTTAA
- a CDS encoding GGDEF domain-containing protein, with translation MLHFSKSLRLTVVVITLLTVFTISFFGSIYLQKRNETNIIHFYRSTSWYANRLPYQSERFLYNQKLYQLNAVSYDEFYEAYEVLWSRIDVFLTTSETKILRDNHPLVVEKVQELFSDIKSMDSDFQHPAQLHTAAFQKKINSALQHSKELRFKLSDVLNGKVTQAIHKANDYIELWQLIMFIICILLSANLLRFMQRFSALSKVDPLTQIGNRRGLFDYLKYRLNQNEFFAIVFMDLKRFKLINDEIGYEVGDQVLKMFANKIKKSQNCEVFRFGGDEFVLVADFKKNSPQKEDVITWMKALQQRLNFEYSSKEYTFPVMVRFGAACRQSNQEITTERLINNGIHALNEAKKAQDSDCVLYQDTIIQTQTNKHKKSLIQQWLSEGEVLPFNINLIPLYQKNKDELIALQFELLWKHNQEVCSHEWLTDHRLYLSILPYILRQVSKQNTKPILVKLTHLYQLERLLKTDVSDLFNTQKAAISLPKLPDLAHYELEFLHNNNIILAIEEITTHTYQQAKHLKHLRYWVPSSLPESPTHKNVLFELADSLKMDTLLNESLKGKVTSVSPKHRIILV, from the coding sequence ATGCTCCACTTCTCTAAAAGCTTGCGACTCACGGTTGTTGTTATTACGTTATTAACCGTCTTTACAATCAGCTTTTTTGGTAGCATCTACCTTCAAAAAAGAAATGAAACCAATATCATTCATTTCTATCGCTCAACCAGTTGGTATGCAAACCGACTTCCATACCAATCTGAACGCTTTCTTTATAATCAAAAACTCTATCAGTTAAATGCCGTCTCTTATGATGAATTTTATGAAGCATATGAGGTGCTCTGGAGTCGAATTGATGTTTTCTTAACAACCAGTGAAACTAAAATATTACGAGACAATCACCCTCTCGTGGTGGAAAAAGTACAAGAATTATTTTCAGATATAAAATCCATGGATAGCGACTTTCAGCATCCAGCGCAACTTCATACCGCAGCGTTTCAAAAAAAAATAAACTCCGCATTACAACACTCAAAAGAATTACGTTTTAAACTGAGCGATGTCCTAAATGGTAAAGTCACTCAAGCTATACATAAAGCCAATGATTACATTGAATTATGGCAGCTTATTATGTTTATTATCTGCATTTTACTTTCCGCTAACTTATTACGATTTATGCAGCGTTTCTCTGCGTTATCAAAGGTGGATCCTTTAACACAGATAGGCAATCGTCGAGGGCTATTTGACTATTTAAAATACCGTTTAAATCAAAATGAATTTTTCGCTATTGTTTTTATGGATCTTAAACGCTTTAAATTGATAAATGATGAAATTGGCTATGAAGTGGGTGACCAAGTTTTAAAAATGTTTGCTAATAAAATAAAAAAAAGCCAAAACTGTGAAGTTTTTCGCTTTGGTGGTGATGAGTTTGTTTTAGTCGCCGACTTTAAAAAAAATTCACCGCAAAAAGAAGATGTCATAACTTGGATGAAAGCCTTACAGCAAAGGTTAAATTTTGAATATTCATCTAAAGAATACACATTTCCAGTAATGGTTCGTTTCGGCGCAGCTTGCCGTCAGAGCAATCAAGAGATCACAACGGAAAGATTAATAAATAATGGTATCCATGCTTTAAATGAAGCGAAAAAAGCTCAAGATAGCGATTGTGTTTTATATCAAGACACCATCATCCAGACTCAAACTAATAAACACAAAAAGTCACTTATTCAACAATGGCTAAGCGAAGGTGAAGTGCTGCCTTTCAATATTAATCTCATCCCACTTTATCAAAAAAATAAAGACGAACTCATCGCATTACAATTTGAATTACTTTGGAAACATAATCAAGAAGTGTGTTCTCATGAATGGCTCACCGACCACCGATTATATTTATCCATTCTTCCCTACATTCTAAGGCAAGTAAGCAAACAAAATACTAAGCCAATTTTGGTTAAACTTACCCATTTATACCAACTAGAAAGGCTGTTAAAAACGGATGTTAGCGATCTTTTCAATACCCAAAAAGCCGCTATATCTCTGCCCAAACTACCGGATTTAGCGCATTATGAGCTGGAATTTCTACATAATAACAATATCATTTTAGCCATTGAAGAAATCACAACTCATACTTATCAACAAGCAAAACACTTAAAACATTTACGCTATTGGGTTCCAAGCTCACTACCTGAATCACCAACACATAAGAACGTATTATTTGAACTGGCTGATTCTTTAAAAATGGACACCTTACTCAATGAGTCTTTAAAAGGAAAAGTGACATCTGTATCCCCCAAGCACAGAATAATCCTTGTATAA
- the argF gene encoding ornithine carbamoyltransferase — protein sequence MAFNLRNRNFLKLLDFTPKEIQFLLTLSKDLKKAKYAGCERKTLVGKNIALIFEKSSTRTRCAFEVAAFDQGAQVSYLGPSGSQIGHKESMKDTARVLGRMYDGIEYRGYGQAIVEELGLHAGVPVWNGLTDEFHPTQILADFLTMQEHCKDKLLHNITFAYLGDARNNMGNSLMVGAAKMGMDIRLIAPKSFWPEEALIAQCQEIAQQTGAKITLTEDVTAGVKGCDYLYTDVWVSMGEAAEAWDERVALMTPYQINMNVIKATQNPQVKFMHCLPAFHNDETTVGKEISEKYGMKGLEVTEEIFESDYSIVFDQAENRMHTIKAIMVATLGD from the coding sequence ATGGCTTTCAACCTTCGTAACCGTAATTTCCTCAAGCTGCTTGATTTCACACCAAAAGAAATTCAATTTCTATTGACGTTATCGAAGGATTTAAAGAAAGCCAAATATGCGGGCTGCGAACGAAAAACCTTAGTTGGAAAAAATATTGCATTAATCTTCGAAAAATCCTCCACTCGTACTCGTTGCGCATTTGAAGTTGCTGCATTTGATCAAGGCGCTCAAGTCTCCTACCTAGGCCCTTCTGGCTCACAAATTGGCCATAAAGAATCCATGAAGGATACCGCGCGAGTTTTAGGGCGTATGTACGATGGCATTGAATATCGTGGTTATGGGCAAGCGATAGTCGAAGAACTAGGGCTACATGCAGGCGTTCCGGTTTGGAATGGATTAACGGATGAGTTTCATCCCACTCAAATTCTTGCCGATTTTCTAACAATGCAAGAACACTGCAAAGACAAACTGCTTCATAACATCACCTTTGCGTATCTTGGTGATGCTCGTAATAACATGGGCAATTCACTCATGGTCGGCGCGGCAAAAATGGGCATGGATATTCGCCTTATTGCCCCAAAATCTTTCTGGCCTGAAGAGGCGCTTATTGCTCAATGCCAAGAAATAGCTCAACAAACAGGTGCCAAAATCACTTTAACTGAAGATGTTACCGCTGGTGTTAAAGGGTGTGATTACCTTTATACTGATGTTTGGGTCTCCATGGGGGAAGCCGCTGAAGCTTGGGATGAGCGCGTCGCCTTAATGACCCCATACCAAATCAATATGAATGTGATTAAAGCGACACAAAATCCTCAAGTGAAATTTATGCATTGCTTACCCGCATTCCACAACGATGAAACGACCGTTGGAAAAGAAATTTCAGAAAAATACGGAATGAAAGGATTGGAAGTCACTGAAGAAATATTTGAATCCGATTACTCGATCGTTTTTGATCAAGCTGAAAACCGTATGCACACGATTAAAGCCATCATGGTTGCAACACTTGGTGATTAG
- a CDS encoding DHA2 family efflux MFS transporter permease subunit, with the protein MNDQTYTPPSMVLATIALALATFMQVLDSTIANVALPTIAGNLGVSSEQSTWVITSFAVCNAIALPLTGWFSRRIGQLRLFILSVALFTFASFLCGIATSMPELIVFRAFQGFFAGPMFPMCQTLLLAIFPSVKRGAALALISMVTVVAPIVGPITGGWITDNYSWPWIFFINVPIGIFCCTVVWQQLKGRVDVTAKMPIDYIGIALLVLGVGLLQVVLDLGNDADWFESTNIVVMASISVIALISFVIWELTEKHPIVNLYLFRDRNYTFGTIALVLSYAAFFAINIILPQWLQIYMGYTSIWAGLASAPMGILPLLFTPFIGKYAHKTDLRILASISFVVIGTSCFLRANFNTFVDFASIAQVQLFMGIGIAFMFMPLTTIFMSNLHGHDIAEGSGLTTFLRVLGGSFASSLTTWIWSRRADFHHATLTEHVSNYEPAAVDYLHKMGGQTQVNFASIDHMITTQSYMMSTIDYFYMLGWLFFILIGFIWFTKGPFIKSGGGAVAAGGH; encoded by the coding sequence ATGAACGATCAAACTTATACCCCACCGAGTATGGTGTTAGCGACGATCGCATTGGCATTGGCAACATTTATGCAAGTGCTTGATAGTACGATTGCTAACGTTGCCTTACCAACGATCGCGGGTAATTTAGGCGTAAGCTCGGAACAAAGTACTTGGGTTATTACCTCTTTTGCTGTCTGTAATGCGATAGCGTTGCCTTTGACTGGGTGGTTTTCTCGTCGTATAGGTCAGCTTAGATTATTTATACTGTCGGTTGCATTATTTACTTTTGCATCTTTCTTGTGTGGTATTGCCACTAGCATGCCAGAGTTGATTGTATTTCGAGCTTTTCAAGGGTTCTTTGCTGGGCCAATGTTTCCAATGTGCCAGACGTTATTATTGGCGATTTTCCCAAGCGTGAAACGAGGGGCGGCATTAGCCTTAATTTCGATGGTGACGGTCGTTGCACCGATTGTTGGGCCCATTACGGGGGGATGGATTACGGATAACTATTCGTGGCCTTGGATCTTTTTTATTAATGTTCCTATCGGCATTTTTTGTTGTACTGTGGTATGGCAACAATTAAAAGGCCGAGTGGATGTCACGGCGAAAATGCCAATTGATTACATTGGTATAGCATTGCTAGTGTTAGGCGTTGGTTTGCTGCAAGTCGTTCTTGATTTAGGTAACGATGCGGATTGGTTTGAGTCAACTAACATTGTCGTTATGGCATCTATTTCAGTTATTGCATTAATTTCTTTTGTTATTTGGGAATTAACAGAGAAGCACCCAATTGTTAATTTGTACTTATTCAGAGACAGAAATTATACCTTTGGCACTATTGCTTTAGTGTTAAGTTATGCCGCTTTCTTTGCTATTAATATTATTTTACCTCAATGGCTACAAATCTATATGGGATACACCTCTATTTGGGCAGGACTAGCCTCTGCGCCTATGGGGATATTGCCTTTATTATTCACACCATTTATCGGTAAGTATGCACATAAAACGGATTTGAGAATTTTAGCGAGTATTTCTTTTGTTGTGATTGGCACATCTTGTTTCTTACGAGCAAACTTTAATACTTTTGTAGACTTTGCTTCTATTGCGCAAGTGCAGTTATTCATGGGGATTGGTATTGCTTTTATGTTCATGCCATTGACCACCATTTTTATGTCTAATTTACATGGACACGATATTGCAGAAGGCTCTGGCTTAACGACATTTTTACGGGTTCTTGGTGGGAGTTTCGCATCATCACTGACCACTTGGATATGGAGCCGCCGTGCTGATTTCCATCATGCGACACTCACTGAACATGTGAGTAATTATGAACCCGCCGCTGTTGATTATTTGCATAAAATGGGAGGACAAACCCAAGTTAATTTTGCTTCGATTGATCATATGATCACCACTCAATCTTATATGATGTCGACCATCGACTATTTCTACATGCTTGGATGGTTATTCTTCATTTTAATAGGGTTTATTTGGTTTACTAAAGGACCTTTTATCAAATCAGGTGGTGGTGCAGTAGCGGCTGGTGGTCATTAA
- the rraB gene encoding ribonuclease E inhibitor RraB: MSNNDQSMQDDYLSVEELIEFQKEETRDIIAALIEDGSDPEALYDIEHHLFAEDFETLEKAVIEAFKMGFEVLEAEETEDEDGEKVLCCDAIMQSALDPNLIDEQVEKLVNLAEKYDIIYDGWGTFYEGEDAIYEDEDDDNE; this comes from the coding sequence ATGTCTAATAATGATCAATCTATGCAAGACGATTACCTATCAGTTGAAGAGCTGATTGAATTTCAAAAAGAAGAAACTCGCGACATCATCGCAGCATTGATCGAAGATGGCAGTGATCCAGAAGCCCTATATGATATTGAACATCATCTTTTCGCTGAAGATTTCGAAACATTGGAAAAAGCCGTTATTGAAGCATTTAAAATGGGTTTTGAAGTATTAGAAGCTGAAGAAACGGAAGATGAAGATGGTGAGAAAGTATTGTGCTGTGACGCCATTATGCAATCGGCTCTTGATCCTAATCTGATTGATGAACAAGTTGAAAAACTGGTTAATTTAGCGGAAAAATACGACATCATTTACGATGGTTGGGGTACCTTCTATGAAGGAGAGGATGCCATTTATGAAGATGAAGACGACGATAACGAATAA